The proteins below are encoded in one region of Ephemeroptericola cinctiostellae:
- the rpmF gene encoding 50S ribosomal protein L32, with the protein MAVQQNKKSASKRGMHRAHDFLTGPAIAVEPVTGETHLRHHISPNGFYRGKKVMKTKNDE; encoded by the coding sequence ATGGCAGTTCAACAGAACAAAAAATCAGCATCAAAACGCGGTATGCACCGCGCGCACGACTTTTTGACAGGTCCAGCAATCGCAGTTGAGCCAGTAACAGGCGAAACTCACTTGCGTCACCACATCAGCCCGAACGGTTTTTACCGTGGCAAAAAAGTCATGAAAACCAAAAACGACGAATAA
- a CDS encoding IS1595 family transposase codes for MKNKYFKHSKISEAKFRQILRYFALDLTATECAALSGISVRSINTIYLKIRRRLVIVCLQGSPLKGELEADESYFGPHRVRGKRGRGASGKTIVFGLLKRDGNIYTEIVPDASKASLQAIIRGKADINSVIHTDGWRGYNGLVDIGFDKHFRVNHGADEFVNGSNHVNGIESFWSYAKRRLVQFNGVPKNTFLLHLKETEFRFNHRKSDLYKVLLNMLRDEPLLNSAS; via the coding sequence ATGAAAAACAAGTACTTCAAACATTCAAAAATTAGCGAAGCGAAGTTTCGCCAAATTTTACGGTATTTTGCCCTTGATTTAACGGCAACGGAATGTGCTGCGTTAAGCGGCATATCCGTTCGTTCAATCAACACCATTTACCTCAAGATTCGTCGTCGTTTGGTGATTGTTTGTCTCCAAGGCTCACCACTCAAAGGAGAGTTGGAAGCCGACGAATCATATTTTGGTCCGCATCGTGTTCGAGGTAAACGCGGACGTGGTGCTTCAGGTAAAACCATCGTGTTTGGTTTACTCAAACGTGATGGCAATATCTACACTGAGATTGTGCCTGATGCTTCCAAAGCCAGCCTGCAAGCCATTATTCGTGGGAAAGCAGACATTAACAGCGTTATCCATACCGATGGTTGGCGCGGCTATAATGGCTTGGTGGACATCGGGTTTGATAAACACTTCCGGGTGAATCATGGTGCCGATGAGTTTGTAAATGGTTCTAATCATGTGAATGGGATAGAATCATTCTGGAGCTATGCTAAACGTCGTTTGGTTCAGTTTAACGGCGTTCCGAAAAACACATTTTTACTGCATTTGAAGGAAACTGAATTTAGGTTTAACCATCGCAAAAGCGACTTGTATAAAGTGCTTCTTAACATGCTGCGAGATGAGCCGTTATTGAATTCTGCTTCCTAA
- the cysD gene encoding sulfate adenylyltransferase subunit CysD: MQLLEDESIEIIREAVANAQNPVMMYSIGKDSSVMLHLARKAFYPAPPPFPLLHVDTGWKFKEMYAHRDRMVAESGMKLITHTNPLGVAEGVGPFTHGSNYHTDVMKTQALKQALDANGFDVVLGGARRDEEKSRAKERIFSFRAPGHRWESDAQRPELWNLYNTHIQADESIRVFPISNWTELDIWQYIYAEDIPIVPLYLAAQRPVVKRDGQWIMVDDERFPFAEGETAEMRQVRFRTLGCWPLTAAVESDANTLEGIIAETFTSRSSERQGRLIDSDTPGSMEKKKQEGYF; the protein is encoded by the coding sequence ATGCAATTACTTGAGGATGAATCCATAGAAATCATTCGCGAAGCGGTCGCAAATGCTCAAAACCCCGTCATGATGTACTCCATCGGTAAGGATTCATCCGTGATGCTGCATCTGGCGCGCAAAGCCTTTTATCCAGCACCGCCACCGTTCCCACTTTTACATGTGGACACGGGCTGGAAATTCAAAGAAATGTATGCACATCGTGATCGCATGGTCGCCGAGAGTGGCATGAAACTCATCACCCACACCAATCCTTTGGGTGTTGCTGAAGGGGTCGGTCCTTTTACCCACGGCAGCAACTACCACACCGACGTCATGAAAACCCAAGCCCTGAAGCAGGCCTTGGATGCCAATGGTTTTGATGTTGTTTTGGGCGGTGCACGGCGCGATGAGGAAAAAAGCCGCGCCAAAGAGCGCATTTTCTCTTTCCGCGCCCCAGGCCACCGCTGGGAGTCCGATGCACAGCGACCAGAACTGTGGAATCTGTACAACACCCACATCCAAGCGGATGAATCCATTCGTGTTTTCCCCATCAGCAACTGGACAGAGTTGGACATTTGGCAATACATCTATGCCGAGGACATTCCGATTGTGCCCCTCTATCTCGCGGCACAGCGTCCTGTCGTCAAACGAGATGGGCAGTGGATCATGGTCGATGATGAACGTTTCCCATTTGCAGAAGGTGAAACCGCAGAAATGCGTCAAGTCCGCTTCCGCACATTGGGCTGCTGGCCGTTAACGGCGGCCGTTGAAAGCGATGCCAATACATTGGAAGGCATTATCGCAGAAACATTCACATCGCGGAGCTCAGAACGTCAAGGCCGCCTTATCGACTCGGACACACCAGGCTCAATGGAAAAGAAAAAACAAGAAGGGTATTTTTAA
- a CDS encoding ABC transporter ATP-binding protein, protein MIALEHVTKVYHTGSGPRTVLNDINFRLEKGQKIGVLGRNGAGKSTLIRILSSVEPPTSGRVIKDMRISWPLAFGGGFQGSLTGMDNMRFICRVYGADMEYVRDFVEDFSELGGFLKEPLKRYSSGMRARLAFAISMAIEFDCFLIDEVIAVGDSRFTEKCQYELFEKRKDRAMILVSHNANLVRKHCENACVLEGGIMHQFENMDTAYNFYNTSQMHK, encoded by the coding sequence ATGATTGCATTGGAGCATGTAACTAAGGTGTATCACACTGGAAGTGGTCCTCGCACAGTGTTGAATGACATCAACTTTAGGCTGGAAAAAGGTCAAAAAATTGGTGTTCTTGGGCGAAATGGTGCGGGTAAATCAACCCTTATTCGTATTTTGAGTTCAGTTGAACCGCCGACCTCTGGTCGGGTCATTAAAGACATGAGGATTTCTTGGCCGTTGGCTTTTGGTGGTGGGTTTCAAGGCAGCTTAACGGGGATGGATAACATGCGTTTTATTTGCCGTGTGTATGGGGCAGATATGGAGTATGTACGTGATTTTGTTGAAGACTTTTCGGAGTTGGGTGGTTTTTTAAAAGAACCTTTGAAGCGGTATTCATCGGGTATGCGAGCCCGTCTGGCATTTGCTATATCCATGGCAATTGAGTTTGATTGCTTTTTGATCGACGAAGTGATTGCTGTTGGTGATTCAAGATTTACCGAAAAATGCCAATACGAGTTATTTGAAAAACGTAAAGATCGAGCGATGATTCTGGTGTCTCATAATGCCAACTTGGTGCGTAAGCATTGTGAGAATGCCTGTGTTTTGGAGGGAGGGATCATGCATCAATTTGAAAATATGGACACGGCATATAACTTCTATAATACAAGTCAAATGCACAAGTAA
- a CDS encoding DUF2279 domain-containing protein: protein MRATFNKTWLWRVGLSAALLNVGAVHAQDVRALPTSADVGGVLTQSLQNPTDMNAPPPEGSTVHAVGASTQNHPKMDEAKLNVAPAPDSMKSSQAYSWNAAEEDLKSIKWEAAGTFAGITAIGVKSWKWGSSSFHFNSEHWFGKQTGSGGTDKLGHAFTSYTLTNAFAERLQAQGRTPERAALSAALLTQALMLYVEIFDGVSGDHGFSKEDFVMNALGTGFAYLRQTHPRIKDLIDYRMEYKPSGYKGFRPLSDYEGQKYLIALKLSGVKSLKDTPLKYVELQAGYYTRGFSKEAKKDGQERKRHGFVGIGVNLSQLVFGSPEPQDNGYEKAGRFFFEHIQLPYTAVRKNSDF from the coding sequence ATGAGAGCAACATTTAATAAAACATGGTTATGGCGTGTCGGTTTGTCAGCAGCTTTGCTGAATGTGGGAGCGGTGCATGCACAAGATGTTAGGGCGCTTCCCACTTCAGCTGATGTGGGTGGCGTATTGACGCAATCGCTCCAAAACCCAACGGATATGAATGCTCCTCCTCCTGAAGGTTCAACCGTGCATGCCGTTGGCGCATCCACTCAAAACCATCCAAAAATGGATGAGGCCAAATTAAATGTTGCACCAGCACCAGATTCAATGAAAAGCAGCCAAGCATATTCATGGAATGCCGCGGAAGAAGACTTAAAAAGCATCAAGTGGGAAGCCGCAGGCACTTTTGCTGGAATCACGGCCATTGGAGTTAAAAGTTGGAAATGGGGCAGCAGCTCTTTTCATTTTAATTCAGAGCATTGGTTTGGTAAGCAAACAGGCTCTGGTGGCACCGATAAATTGGGTCATGCGTTCACCAGCTACACTTTGACCAATGCATTCGCTGAACGTTTGCAAGCGCAGGGCAGAACGCCAGAGCGCGCTGCTTTAAGCGCGGCACTCTTGACTCAGGCTTTGATGCTGTATGTCGAAATCTTTGATGGTGTGTCTGGTGATCACGGTTTTTCAAAAGAAGATTTTGTGATGAATGCTTTGGGCACAGGGTTTGCCTACTTACGTCAAACTCACCCGCGAATTAAAGATCTAATTGATTATCGCATGGAGTATAAGCCTTCAGGTTACAAAGGATTTCGCCCTTTGTCTGATTATGAAGGGCAAAAATATTTAATCGCTTTAAAATTGTCTGGCGTAAAATCGTTGAAAGACACGCCTTTAAAATATGTTGAGCTGCAAGCTGGTTACTACACACGGGGCTTTAGTAAAGAAGCCAAAAAAGATGGTCAAGAGCGTAAACGTCACGGTTTTGTTGGCATTGGCGTTAACTTGTCACAACTGGTGTTTGGCTCGCCTGAGCCGCAAGACAATGGCTATGAAAAAGCAGGTCGATTCTTCTTCGAGCACATCCAACTGCCTTACACCGCAGTTCGAAAAAACAGCGATTTCTAA
- a CDS encoding polysaccharide biosynthesis/export family protein: MKKASKLMLGVSVIFAITGCSTVSSSGPKKSNILNLANQDNPNHTQVVDVNEAIADQLLSFEKHALFSETWGGEAYSGAIGVGDLLQVSIWEAPPAVLLGGSLGALGSGHAQTVQLPVQMVDKSGAIQVPFAGRISVKGKLASQVQADIVHRLKDMANQPQVLVSTVQNNSAAVTIIREGKSVTLPLTPRGERVLDAVSAIGGVPYAADKTTLQLTRGKTVRSLPLIQITQDPRQNIVLQAGDVITSTLQPYSFTALGASGKAGEINFESQGISLAKALGRVGGLQDSLADASGVFVFRYENPEVLNLAENTPATNANHKIPVVYRINLKDADAMFYTQNFPMRDRDVLFVANAPITDLQKFLKVVSTLTSPIYETTRAVNLINATANALAND; the protein is encoded by the coding sequence ATGAAAAAAGCTTCTAAGCTGATGCTTGGGGTGTCTGTCATTTTTGCGATCACGGGCTGTTCAACTGTCTCGTCTTCAGGGCCAAAAAAATCAAATATTCTAAATTTGGCCAACCAAGACAACCCAAATCACACTCAAGTCGTGGATGTGAACGAGGCCATTGCCGATCAATTGCTGAGCTTTGAGAAGCACGCCTTGTTTTCTGAAACATGGGGTGGAGAGGCTTATTCTGGCGCGATAGGTGTTGGGGATTTGTTGCAAGTTTCAATTTGGGAGGCTCCACCCGCTGTTTTGTTGGGCGGATCGTTAGGTGCTTTGGGATCTGGGCACGCACAGACGGTCCAGCTGCCAGTACAAATGGTTGATAAAAGTGGTGCCATACAGGTTCCTTTTGCAGGCAGAATCAGCGTCAAGGGGAAATTGGCTTCTCAGGTGCAAGCTGACATCGTCCATCGTTTAAAAGACATGGCCAATCAGCCTCAGGTGCTGGTGAGCACTGTTCAAAATAACTCTGCCGCGGTGACGATCATTCGCGAAGGGAAAAGTGTCACCTTGCCGTTGACCCCCAGAGGAGAGCGTGTGCTGGATGCGGTGTCTGCCATAGGTGGTGTGCCATATGCTGCAGATAAAACAACATTGCAGTTGACCCGTGGCAAAACAGTCCGTTCATTGCCTTTGATTCAAATCACCCAAGACCCACGACAAAACATCGTTTTGCAAGCGGGTGATGTAATCACTTCGACTTTGCAGCCTTATAGCTTTACAGCGCTTGGGGCATCGGGCAAAGCAGGCGAGATTAACTTTGAGAGTCAGGGCATTTCCTTGGCGAAGGCGCTTGGGCGTGTGGGTGGCTTACAAGACAGTTTAGCGGATGCCAGTGGGGTTTTTGTATTTAGGTACGAAAATCCAGAGGTGTTAAATTTGGCTGAAAACACCCCTGCGACCAATGCCAATCACAAAATTCCTGTGGTGTATCGCATCAATTTAAAAGATGCCGATGCGATGTTTTATACGCAAAACTTTCCCATGCGAGATCGAGATGTATTGTTCGTCGCCAACGCCCCCATTACCGATTTACAAAAATTCTTGAAGGTCGTGTCAACGTTGACCTCACCAATATATGAAACCACCCGTGCAGTTAACTTAATTAATGCGACCGCAAATGCGTTGGCCAATGATTAA
- a CDS encoding capsule biosynthesis protein, whose protein sequence is MIRSPRTQGSLSGLGALLQGAGFSRSQDDTFTVQEFMRSRDALSKLNGNLKLKEHFSSSSIDFINRFNALGFGGQAEDLYRYFQDKFSIEMDSSSSITILKSKAFSPEMAQNINESFLREAETLINQLNDRARNDLVEFSEKDVKESAANVKKIADQLNGFRIKNGVFDLQQQTKVQLQLVSKLQDELIAIKTQKAQVMAVTPKNPQIPSLNAREASVRKEIAIELGAIAGVGNTSFSNKAAEFERLSLESKMAEQQYAASLASMESAKNEIQRKQLYLERVAQPNLPDMAREPQRILNIFTTFVLGLIIYGILRLLISSVKEHQD, encoded by the coding sequence GTGATTCGAAGCCCCCGCACTCAAGGCTCTTTGTCGGGCTTAGGTGCCTTGCTTCAAGGTGCTGGTTTTTCTAGATCGCAGGATGATACCTTTACTGTGCAGGAATTCATGCGCTCACGAGATGCTTTGAGTAAGTTGAATGGAAACTTAAAGCTCAAAGAACATTTTTCATCATCAAGTATTGATTTTATCAATCGATTCAATGCATTAGGATTCGGTGGTCAAGCAGAAGATTTATATCGCTATTTTCAAGATAAATTTTCTATAGAAATGGACTCATCTTCATCGATTACAATCCTGAAGAGCAAGGCATTTTCACCTGAGATGGCACAAAACATCAATGAGAGTTTTTTAAGAGAGGCTGAAACGCTCATCAATCAATTGAATGATCGTGCGCGAAATGATTTGGTTGAGTTTTCTGAAAAAGATGTGAAAGAATCCGCGGCCAATGTCAAAAAGATCGCCGATCAATTGAATGGGTTTCGCATAAAAAATGGTGTTTTTGATTTGCAACAGCAAACCAAAGTGCAATTGCAACTGGTCTCGAAGCTACAAGACGAGTTGATTGCAATCAAAACACAAAAAGCCCAAGTCATGGCCGTGACCCCTAAAAACCCACAAATCCCTTCATTAAACGCGCGTGAAGCCTCGGTTCGAAAAGAAATAGCCATTGAATTAGGGGCCATTGCTGGGGTGGGTAACACATCGTTTTCAAATAAAGCTGCAGAGTTTGAGCGTTTAAGTTTGGAAAGTAAGATGGCGGAACAGCAATATGCGGCATCCTTGGCTTCAATGGAGTCCGCAAAAAATGAAATACAACGTAAACAGTTGTATTTAGAGCGCGTGGCTCAACCCAATTTGCCCGATATGGCGCGTGAGCCGCAGCGAATCCTGAATATTTTCACCACTTTTGTGTTGGGTTTAATCATTTATGGCATTTTGAGATTGCTGATTTCCAGTGTCAAAGAGCATCAGGATTGA
- a CDS encoding ABC transporter permease — protein MTENVRGSFHIQTRVISALLMREIITRYGRNNIGFLWLFVEPLLITLAILAIWTFSGAHTVSKLNIVAFMLTGYPMTMMWRDAANRSLNAIGSNISLLYHRNVRVLDVFTSRILLELAGNTVAFIGLMLVFIFIGIIPAPANILYMVYAWVLVAWFGSALGLIVGVLAERIEVFGQLWRAFSMVLMPISGAFVFVDSVPFTVQKVLLWMPMVHGTEMLRHGYFGTVVRTHENPWFLIVVNVVMTFVGLVMVQKYSRGVEPS, from the coding sequence ATGACAGAAAATGTTCGCGGTTCATTCCACATTCAGACACGAGTCATCAGCGCATTGTTGATGCGAGAAATCATTACGCGCTACGGACGCAACAACATTGGCTTTTTATGGTTGTTTGTAGAGCCCTTATTGATCACCCTTGCAATCTTGGCAATATGGACTTTTAGTGGTGCTCACACTGTTTCTAAGCTGAATATTGTGGCGTTTATGCTCACGGGTTATCCGATGACGATGATGTGGCGAGATGCCGCAAATCGATCTTTAAATGCGATTGGTTCAAACATCAGCCTGTTATATCACCGTAATGTTCGGGTGTTGGATGTGTTCACTTCAAGGATATTGTTGGAGCTTGCAGGCAATACGGTGGCTTTTATTGGCTTGATGTTGGTGTTTATCTTTATTGGGATCATCCCCGCACCCGCCAATATCCTATATATGGTGTATGCATGGGTATTGGTTGCATGGTTTGGTAGCGCTTTGGGCTTGATTGTGGGGGTGTTGGCGGAGCGCATAGAGGTATTTGGCCAATTGTGGCGAGCATTTAGCATGGTCTTGATGCCAATTTCGGGTGCTTTTGTCTTTGTCGACTCTGTACCCTTTACCGTACAGAAAGTCCTACTGTGGATGCCGATGGTACATGGCACTGAAATGTTACGGCATGGCTATTTTGGCACTGTGGTGCGCACCCATGAAAACCCTTGGTTTCTTATTGTTGTGAATGTGGTGATGACTTTTGTGGGCTTGGTCATGGTGCAAAAGTACAGTCGAGGGGTGGAGCCATCATGA
- a CDS encoding capsular polysaccharide biosynthesis protein, whose amino-acid sequence MQCADKDHHVFGVFSRGIKKIPFLSNMVCARLVNLNAFSKGAALTAVAGWGLRPTTLRARQYALKKNLPFVALEDGFLRSFATGATHPPLSVVVDEKGIYYDATHPSSLEALLNSKGDFDCDGGIIQHAREFIRQYQLSKYNHATPVDLAKYRLSSVGHKILLVDQTFGDMSVQYGAADASTFEYMLRAARLEHPNALIYVKTHPEVSAGSKRGYLTEVQDDERTVVIREAVNPLSLIERMDHVYVVTSTMGFEALLMGKPVTVFGMPWYAGWGVTNDHQVCARRTRQRTVDELFYAAYFCYARYLNPITRQQGDVFDAIQWLRKQKEMSERYAGRMICVGFRRWKAANIKPMLSLFSNKVAFVKNAQAAALLKPSGEDCLVHWGRDAPTGLADLCALNGVRLLRMEDGFVRSVGLGSDLIRPQSLVLDASGIYFDPTQESDLEKILNDTVFSLELTSRAKQVRAFIVEKGITKYNTELRGSPLWDARGAKVILVPGQVEDDASIRYGCEHVKTNLALLQAARDENPDAFIVYKPHPDVMASNRKGKVNIDAARQLADHIETEWSVVSCIEAADDVYTMTSLTGFDALLRGKRIVVFGRPFYAGWGLTEDKAQIPRRRRTLNVDELVAGALLEYPFYWDWDLKGYTSCEAVLQRIVEQRDGMMGEKLKVHKIGYFQRQVRKAKILSQAWINRGSN is encoded by the coding sequence ATGCAGTGTGCTGATAAAGACCATCATGTTTTTGGTGTGTTTTCTAGAGGAATTAAAAAAATTCCATTCTTATCCAATATGGTGTGTGCCCGTTTGGTCAATTTGAATGCCTTCTCCAAAGGGGCGGCTCTAACTGCTGTGGCGGGTTGGGGGTTGAGGCCCACAACCCTTCGTGCTAGACAATATGCACTTAAAAAAAATCTGCCATTTGTTGCATTAGAAGATGGTTTTTTGCGCTCTTTTGCAACAGGAGCCACGCATCCGCCACTGTCTGTGGTTGTAGATGAAAAAGGGATCTATTATGACGCGACCCATCCCTCCAGTTTAGAGGCGTTGCTGAACAGCAAAGGCGACTTTGATTGTGATGGCGGCATCATTCAGCATGCCCGAGAGTTCATTCGGCAATATCAATTGAGCAAATACAACCATGCGACGCCAGTGGATTTGGCAAAATATCGATTAAGCAGTGTGGGGCATAAAATTTTATTGGTGGATCAAACCTTTGGGGACATGAGCGTCCAATATGGTGCGGCGGATGCTTCAACATTTGAGTATATGCTTCGCGCTGCACGGTTGGAGCATCCCAATGCTCTGATTTATGTGAAAACCCACCCTGAAGTTTCAGCGGGAAGCAAACGAGGCTATTTAACCGAAGTTCAAGACGATGAGCGTACGGTTGTCATTCGTGAGGCAGTTAACCCATTGAGCCTCATCGAGCGCATGGATCATGTGTATGTGGTGACTTCCACCATGGGGTTTGAGGCTTTATTGATGGGGAAGCCTGTGACGGTGTTTGGTATGCCGTGGTACGCGGGTTGGGGCGTGACGAACGATCACCAGGTGTGTGCTCGGCGCACTCGACAACGTACTGTTGATGAATTATTCTATGCCGCGTATTTTTGTTACGCCCGCTATTTAAACCCGATTACCCGTCAGCAGGGTGATGTTTTTGATGCCATTCAGTGGTTGAGGAAGCAAAAAGAGATGTCGGAGCGATATGCTGGACGCATGATTTGTGTGGGCTTTCGGCGTTGGAAGGCTGCGAACATTAAACCCATGCTGTCACTGTTTTCAAATAAGGTGGCTTTTGTTAAAAATGCACAAGCCGCCGCCTTGTTGAAACCATCTGGTGAAGATTGCTTGGTGCATTGGGGACGTGATGCACCCACAGGGCTGGCCGATCTTTGTGCGTTAAATGGGGTGCGCTTACTTCGTATGGAGGACGGTTTTGTGCGCTCTGTTGGGCTGGGATCCGATTTGATTCGACCTCAATCTTTGGTGCTGGACGCCTCTGGCATTTATTTTGATCCAACCCAAGAGTCTGATTTAGAAAAAATATTGAATGACACTGTTTTTTCATTGGAACTGACATCAAGGGCAAAGCAAGTCAGGGCTTTTATTGTAGAAAAAGGCATCACCAAATACAATACTGAACTTCGTGGTTCGCCGCTTTGGGATGCCCGTGGGGCAAAAGTGATTCTGGTTCCTGGGCAGGTTGAGGACGATGCGTCTATTCGATATGGCTGCGAGCACGTAAAAACAAATTTGGCATTGTTGCAAGCAGCACGAGATGAAAATCCTGATGCATTTATTGTGTATAAACCTCATCCCGATGTCATGGCCAGCAATCGCAAAGGCAAAGTGAACATAGATGCCGCACGCCAATTGGCTGACCACATCGAAACCGAGTGGTCTGTCGTGAGCTGTATAGAGGCAGCAGATGATGTTTATACCATGACCTCATTGACAGGTTTTGATGCCTTACTCAGAGGCAAGCGGATCGTGGTTTTTGGAAGGCCCTTTTATGCAGGCTGGGGCTTGACAGAGGATAAAGCCCAAATTCCAAGGCGACGGCGAACATTGAATGTTGATGAGTTGGTGGCTGGGGCTTTACTTGAATACCCGTTCTATTGGGATTGGGATTTGAAAGGCTACACCAGTTGTGAGGCGGTGCTTCAACGGATTGTTGAGCAACGCGATGGAATGATGGGTGAAAAGCTTAAAGTGCATAAAATAGGCTATTTTCAAAGGCAGGTTCGGAAAGCAAAAATATTGAGCCAAGCATGGATAAACCGTGGTTCTAATTAG
- the plsX gene encoding phosphate acyltransferase PlsX — MSPSPTSAPTHNTITLAVDVMGGDTGLAVTLPACAAFLGTHTNAILLLVGDESKIRANTHAGNLVNHPRIRIVHASELVTMDDALEVALRRKKDSSMRVTINQVKEGTAQAAVSAGNTGALMAVARFVLKTLDGIDRPAIASVMPNMDNTGTTVLDLGANVDCSAEHLQQFALMGSALVSATTHTAHTDNPRIGLLNIGHEDIKGNEVVKQASILLQKTPINFVGNIEADTIFEGGVEVVVCDGFVGNVLVKTAEGLSKMIRTRLMDELTQSWWRRAGSATAMPALNAFRHKIDNRRYNGAALLGLRGVVFKSHGSADAYAFGFALQRAYDAVAHDMLMKTTQMLEKLQS, encoded by the coding sequence ATGAGCCCAAGCCCAACGTCAGCCCCCACCCACAACACCATCACGCTGGCCGTCGATGTCATGGGTGGAGACACGGGACTCGCAGTCACCCTTCCCGCTTGCGCTGCATTTTTAGGCACACACACCAACGCCATTCTGCTGCTGGTTGGCGACGAATCAAAAATACGCGCCAACACGCATGCTGGCAACTTGGTGAACCACCCCCGTATACGCATCGTACACGCCTCTGAGCTGGTCACCATGGACGACGCATTGGAGGTTGCCTTGCGCCGCAAAAAAGACTCCTCCATGCGCGTGACCATCAATCAAGTCAAAGAAGGTACTGCTCAAGCGGCAGTTTCGGCAGGAAATACGGGCGCGCTCATGGCCGTGGCACGGTTCGTCCTTAAAACATTGGACGGCATTGACCGCCCCGCCATTGCATCCGTGATGCCCAACATGGACAATACGGGCACAACTGTTTTAGATTTGGGTGCCAATGTGGATTGCAGCGCAGAGCATTTACAGCAATTTGCCCTCATGGGCAGTGCTTTGGTATCGGCGACCACACACACCGCCCACACAGACAATCCCCGTATCGGGCTCCTCAACATCGGCCACGAAGACATCAAAGGCAATGAAGTTGTCAAGCAAGCCTCCATCCTTCTACAAAAAACACCCATCAATTTTGTTGGCAACATTGAGGCCGACACCATATTTGAGGGGGGGGTTGAAGTCGTCGTGTGCGATGGTTTTGTCGGCAACGTGTTGGTCAAAACAGCAGAAGGCCTGAGCAAAATGATTCGCACACGCCTGATGGATGAACTGACTCAATCATGGTGGCGCAGAGCGGGATCGGCCACGGCCATGCCTGCACTCAACGCCTTTCGCCACAAAATCGATAACCGTCGCTACAATGGCGCCGCTTTATTGGGTTTGCGGGGCGTGGTTTTCAAAAGCCATGGCAGCGCAGACGCATACGCATTTGGCTTTGCTTTGCAGAGGGCATATGATGCTGTGGCGCATGACATGCTGATGAAAACAACCCAAATGCTTGAAAAACTTCAGTCTTAA